One window of Planctomycetia bacterium genomic DNA carries:
- a CDS encoding IS1380 family transposase, whose product MFFSSLGRKKIVADFTGGTLTSDAGGLLLREVERRLGLVDQLAGVINDPRDPARIQHDQRVMLAQRIFAIAMGYEDLNDHQALRSDPVLAVLTGRPPSADEPLASSPTLCRLENRVTRGDLARMSRVLVEQFIASYESPPEELILDFDATDDPIHGNQEGRFFHGYYDHHCFLPLYVFCGSRLLVSYLRPSNIDGAHHAWPILKLLVQRLRQAWPGVRIIVRGDSGFCRRRMMKWCDRHGVKYVLGLARNTVLEKAAESFMQAAEAQFATTQQKVRNFHEIEYAAQTWDRPRRVIVKAERLVQGPNVRFVVTNLTDRTPNDIYDGLYTARGDMENRIKEQQLGLFADRTSCHAFLANQFRLLLSSAAYVLVETLRRTALAGTELAEAQVNTIRLKLFKVAARVVVSVRRVVLRLSSSCPLQDLWRSLVPRLRLIPPAPS is encoded by the coding sequence ATGTTCTTTTCCAGTCTCGGCCGCAAGAAAATCGTGGCCGATTTCACAGGCGGAACGCTCACCTCAGACGCCGGGGGTCTGCTGCTTCGGGAGGTCGAGCGGCGTCTGGGCCTGGTCGATCAACTGGCCGGGGTCATCAACGACCCGCGTGATCCGGCCCGAATTCAACATGACCAGCGGGTCATGCTGGCCCAGCGCATCTTTGCCATTGCGATGGGCTACGAAGATCTCAACGACCATCAAGCCCTGCGGAGCGATCCCGTGCTGGCGGTCCTGACCGGGCGGCCGCCGAGCGCGGATGAGCCGCTGGCCAGCAGTCCGACCTTGTGCCGGCTGGAGAACCGCGTCACGCGCGGCGACCTGGCACGAATGTCGCGTGTGCTGGTGGAGCAGTTCATCGCGTCCTATGAATCGCCGCCGGAGGAATTGATCCTCGACTTCGACGCGACCGACGATCCGATCCACGGCAACCAGGAAGGCCGCTTCTTCCACGGCTATTACGACCACCACTGCTTCCTACCGCTGTATGTGTTCTGCGGCTCGCGGCTGCTGGTCTCCTACCTGCGGCCCAGCAACATCGACGGGGCCCATCACGCCTGGCCCATCCTGAAGCTGCTGGTGCAGCGCTTGCGACAGGCGTGGCCCGGGGTGCGGATCATCGTCCGCGGGGATTCCGGCTTCTGCCGCCGGCGAATGATGAAATGGTGCGACCGGCACGGCGTCAAGTACGTGCTGGGCCTGGCCCGCAACACCGTCCTGGAGAAAGCGGCCGAGTCCTTCATGCAGGCGGCCGAGGCCCAGTTCGCCACCACGCAGCAGAAGGTGCGGAACTTCCACGAGATCGAGTACGCGGCGCAGACCTGGGATCGCCCGCGCCGCGTGATCGTCAAGGCCGAGCGGCTGGTTCAGGGGCCCAACGTTCGATTCGTGGTGACCAACCTGACCGACCGCACGCCGAACGATATCTACGACGGTCTGTACACGGCCCGCGGCGACATGGAGAACCGCATCAAGGAGCAGCAGCTCGGGCTCTTCGCCGATCGCACCAGTTGCCACGCCTTCCTGGCCAATCAGTTCCGGCTGCTGTTGTCCTCGGCGGCCTACGTCCTGGTGGAAACGCTGCGCCGCACGGCCCTGGCCGGCACCGAACTGGCCGAGGCCCAGGTGAACACCATTCGCCTGAAACTCTTCAAGGTCGCCGCGCGGGTGGTCGTCTCCGTGCGCCGCGTCGTACTGCGACTGTCGAGCAGCTGCCCCCTGCAGGACCTGTGGCGATCCCTGGTTCCACGACTCCGCCTGATCCCGCCCGCCCCATCATGA
- a CDS encoding PEP-CTERM sorting domain-containing protein, translating to MSHTNRFQITLFAALFAVSAVTSLAQASIVVGQIDDFEDGTVMNWGGGANPVNIATGGPAGANDNYVQITADRPSGPASRLAMFNDLQWSGDYITAGVTAIEMDVLNSSGQDVHMRLLSLFGGGGDYTSLNATIVPDDGQWHHIVLSVLPGDLVSVGGFDYNATFSALPRLMLRHDADPAAGAGQGDAIMGVLGFDNITATPEPATLGLLALGGLLFVRRRR from the coding sequence ATGAGCCACACTAATCGATTCCAAATTACACTCTTCGCGGCCTTATTTGCGGTCAGCGCCGTGACGTCGCTCGCGCAGGCGTCCATTGTCGTCGGTCAGATTGACGACTTCGAGGACGGCACGGTGATGAACTGGGGCGGCGGCGCGAATCCTGTCAACATCGCGACCGGCGGCCCTGCCGGTGCGAATGACAACTATGTGCAGATAACGGCTGATCGACCGTCGGGCCCCGCGAGCCGACTGGCGATGTTTAACGATTTGCAATGGAGCGGCGATTACATCACTGCCGGAGTCACCGCCATCGAGATGGACGTTCTTAACTCAAGCGGTCAGGACGTTCATATGCGACTGCTGAGCCTTTTCGGCGGCGGTGGTGACTACACCTCGCTCAACGCGACCATCGTTCCGGACGACGGCCAGTGGCACCACATCGTCCTCAGCGTGCTGCCGGGCGACCTCGTTTCCGTCGGCGGCTTCGATTACAACGCGACGTTCAGCGCGTTGCCGCGGTTGATGCTGCGACACGATGCCGATCCAGCCGCGGGCGCCGGTCAGGGCGACGCGATCATGGGCGTGCTCGGCTTCGACAACATCACGGCGACCCCCGAGCCGGCAACGCTTGGCCTGCTCGCGTTGGGCGGCTTGCTGTTCGTTCGACGGCGACGGTAG